A stretch of Equus caballus isolate H_3958 breed thoroughbred chromosome 11, TB-T2T, whole genome shotgun sequence DNA encodes these proteins:
- the GSG1L2 gene encoding LOW QUALITY PROTEIN: germ cell-specific gene 1-like protein 2 (The sequence of the model RefSeq protein was modified relative to this genomic sequence to represent the inferred CDS: inserted 4 bases in 3 codons; substituted 2 bases at 2 genomic stop codons), translating to MLPQGETPHVCEQSFQSLLPAQEQGALWLSIGXEVLNILLMLTSALRLGCTGSSPSSGFHWLKVDASIAILMELAGTLHRLPGMVAHVMDTTIFXITMNLRPEDWKPQKWDYLAWASFALHMAVFVMAVSRYXHLEFTERQKVQKGNWHFQHNFXGPQASESIXETEAAPSPAGHALVCVSEHCRQVPQSR from the exons ATGCTCCCACAGGGAGAGACTCCACATGTCTGTGAACA GAGTTTCCAGAGTCTACTACCAGCTCAAGAACAAG GTGCTTTGTGGCTGTCCATTG CTGAAGTCCTAAATATCCTCCTGATGTTGACAAGTGCCCTCCGCTTGGGCTGCACAGGGAGCTCCCCCAGCTCTGGGTTCCACTGGCTCAAGGTGGATGCCTCTATAGCCATCCTCATGGAGCTTGCAGGGACTCTCCATA GGCTCCCAGGCATGGTGGCCCATGTGATGGACACAACCATATTTTAAATCACCATGAACCTTAGACCAGAAGATTGGAAGCCTCAGAAATGGGACTA CCTCGCCTGGGCTTCTTTCGCCCTCCACATGGCTGTATTTGTCATGGCCGTGAGCAGATA CCACCTGGAATTCACAGAGAGGCAGAAGGTACAGAAGGGCAACTGGCACTTTCAACACAACT CCGGACCTCAGGCTTCAGAAAGCATTTAGGAAACAGAAgctgctcccagccctgctggGCATGCCCTCGTGTGTGTATCTGAGCACTGCCGCCAGGTGCCCCAGTCCAGGTAA